From one Microscilla marina ATCC 23134 genomic stretch:
- a CDS encoding GH3 auxin-responsive promoter family protein, whose product MSIVDNVIKWGLKRRWPKIKHFMQHPDEVQKRMFTKLVELAKNTEWGKKYHYKDIRRFEQFQERVPISSYEDLYPYIERMLKGEQNVLWSSKINWFAKSSGTTNARSKFIPVSRETLQKCHFRGGRDMLSLVVVNKPDTRFFRGKGLSVGGSLSPNPHWQGTYYGDVSAVIMHHMPRWAQYLRAPSLETALMPNWEEKIEAMAAEAIPLNITSALGVPTWTIVLFKRILEITGAKHIKEVWPDFEIFVHGAVAFQPYRELFDSLAPGISYMETYNASEGFFGLQDDLSRDDMLLMLDYDMFYEFIPLSEVDKEHPQTLTLDQVELDKNYAIIISNSSGLWRYKIGDTVKFTSLSPFRVKITGRTKHFINAFGEEVIIENAETAITAACNATGAVLNNFTAGPIYLGSQSKGGHEWIIEFAENPSSMDTFSTVLDQTLREVNSDYDAKRHLDMALIKPVVHNVPEGTFYEWLKQRGKIGGQIKVPRLANSRVYLDEILNLVNSRF is encoded by the coding sequence ATGAGCATAGTCGATAATGTTATCAAATGGGGGTTGAAAAGGCGCTGGCCAAAGATCAAGCACTTTATGCAACATCCTGACGAAGTACAAAAACGTATGTTCACTAAACTAGTGGAGCTGGCAAAAAACACCGAATGGGGTAAGAAATACCATTACAAAGACATTCGAAGATTCGAACAGTTTCAAGAAAGAGTGCCCATTTCAAGCTACGAAGACTTATACCCCTATATTGAACGCATGCTCAAGGGCGAACAAAACGTATTATGGTCTTCTAAAATCAACTGGTTTGCCAAATCATCGGGCACTACCAACGCCCGCAGTAAGTTTATACCTGTATCGCGCGAAACCCTCCAGAAATGTCATTTTAGAGGCGGGCGCGACATGCTCTCGTTAGTAGTAGTAAACAAACCTGATACACGTTTTTTCAGAGGCAAGGGCTTGTCGGTAGGAGGCTCTTTATCGCCTAACCCTCATTGGCAAGGTACTTATTATGGCGATGTATCGGCAGTAATTATGCACCACATGCCACGTTGGGCGCAATACCTGCGCGCACCAAGTTTAGAAACCGCTCTAATGCCCAACTGGGAAGAAAAAATAGAGGCTATGGCAGCCGAAGCCATTCCCTTGAACATTACCAGTGCCCTGGGAGTGCCCACCTGGACGATTGTCCTTTTCAAAAGAATTTTAGAAATTACCGGCGCCAAACACATCAAAGAGGTTTGGCCTGACTTTGAGATATTTGTTCACGGGGCAGTAGCTTTTCAGCCCTATCGTGAACTATTTGATAGCCTTGCTCCAGGCATTAGTTATATGGAAACTTATAATGCTTCGGAGGGTTTCTTTGGGCTACAGGACGACCTCAGCCGTGATGATATGCTGTTGATGCTCGACTATGACATGTTTTATGAGTTTATCCCTTTGTCGGAGGTAGACAAAGAACACCCGCAAACCCTGACTCTAGACCAAGTAGAGCTGGATAAAAACTACGCCATTATCATTTCTAATAGTTCGGGGCTATGGCGCTACAAAATAGGCGATACAGTAAAGTTTACCTCTTTGAGCCCCTTTCGGGTAAAAATCACGGGGCGTACCAAGCACTTTATCAATGCCTTTGGCGAAGAAGTAATCATAGAAAATGCCGAAACCGCCATAACTGCTGCCTGCAACGCCACTGGTGCAGTATTGAATAACTTTACGGCTGGTCCTATTTACCTGGGCAGCCAAAGTAAAGGCGGACACGAATGGATCATTGAGTTTGCCGAAAACCCTTCGAGCATGGATACCTTCTCGACAGTGCTTGACCAAACACTGAGGGAGGTCAACTCTGACTATGACGCCAAAAGGCATTTAGATATGGCATTGATAAAGCCTGTAGTACACAATGTGCCCGAAGGTACGTTTTATGAATGGCTCAAACAACGAGGTAAAATTGGTGGGCAAATAAAAGTGCCCCGCCTTGCCAACTCGCG
- the recJ gene encoding single-stranded-DNA-specific exonuclease RecJ, which yields MQKRWIFKETPDPQLVNQLASSLEISESMATLLVQRDIKTFDAAKDFFRPSLKNHLHDPFLMQDMEKAVIRLEKAIEHKEKMMIYGDYDVDGTTSVALVYGFLQNYHSLLDYYIPDRYLEGYGISKISIDWAKEQGITLVIALDCGIKSVELMDYANEQGVDYIICDHHMPGQEIPRAHAVLDPKRKDCAYPFKELSGCGVGFKLMQAYCLRNNIDLEKLYPFLDLLVISIACDIVPIIGENRVMAFYGLRQLNQTQRTGIKALIDVAKFSDDTVLDISNVVFGLGPRINAAGRIQHAKKAVMLLVSNNKKEADYVAELINKDNLQRRDLDSSITEEALSMIEQNRLEKSKTTVLFKENWHKGVIGIVASRCIETYHRPTVILTQHNGKATGSARSVPGFDLYEAIDACADLLEQFGGHTHAAGLTLTLDKIEPFRQKFENIVAKQIDEEQLTPLIEIDAKIELKDITGKFYRILQQFAPFGPANMRPVFVSEHLYADYPKLLKEKHVKFRTRQEGSDAFFDAIGFGMPEHYERIASGERFALCYNIDENRYRGQTSLQLKIKDIKFYE from the coding sequence ATGCAAAAAAGATGGATTTTTAAAGAAACACCTGACCCTCAACTAGTCAACCAATTGGCAAGTTCTCTAGAGATAAGCGAGTCTATGGCAACCCTGTTGGTGCAAAGGGACATCAAAACTTTTGATGCCGCTAAAGATTTCTTCCGCCCTTCGTTAAAAAACCACCTACATGATCCGTTTTTGATGCAAGATATGGAAAAGGCAGTAATCAGACTTGAAAAAGCCATTGAGCATAAGGAAAAAATGATGATTTATGGCGACTACGATGTAGATGGTACTACCTCGGTGGCTTTGGTATATGGCTTTTTACAAAATTATCATTCATTGCTCGACTACTACATCCCCGATCGTTACCTGGAGGGCTATGGTATCTCAAAAATTTCTATTGACTGGGCAAAAGAACAAGGCATTACGCTGGTAATTGCACTTGACTGTGGCATTAAGTCAGTTGAACTGATGGACTACGCCAATGAACAGGGCGTTGATTATATTATATGCGACCACCATATGCCAGGTCAGGAGATTCCACGTGCCCACGCGGTACTTGACCCCAAACGAAAAGACTGCGCCTATCCTTTCAAAGAATTGTCGGGATGTGGGGTGGGTTTCAAGCTCATGCAGGCATATTGCTTACGCAACAACATTGACCTGGAAAAACTCTATCCTTTCCTTGATTTACTGGTCATTAGCATTGCCTGTGACATTGTGCCAATCATTGGCGAAAACCGGGTCATGGCTTTTTATGGCTTGCGCCAACTCAACCAAACCCAACGTACTGGCATAAAGGCGCTCATTGATGTAGCAAAGTTTAGTGATGATACCGTACTGGATATATCAAACGTAGTGTTTGGGTTAGGACCTCGCATTAATGCTGCCGGGCGTATTCAACACGCCAAAAAAGCAGTGATGTTGCTCGTGTCAAATAACAAAAAAGAAGCAGACTATGTAGCAGAGTTAATCAATAAAGATAATTTACAGCGCCGCGACCTGGATTCCAGTATTACTGAAGAAGCTTTGTCTATGATAGAGCAAAACCGACTGGAAAAATCTAAAACAACCGTATTGTTCAAAGAAAACTGGCATAAAGGGGTCATAGGTATTGTGGCATCGCGTTGCATAGAAACTTACCACCGTCCCACTGTCATATTGACCCAACACAATGGCAAAGCCACTGGGTCGGCAAGGTCGGTACCCGGCTTTGACTTGTACGAGGCGATTGACGCTTGCGCTGATTTGCTGGAACAATTTGGTGGGCATACCCACGCTGCGGGGCTTACCCTTACACTGGATAAAATAGAGCCTTTTCGGCAAAAGTTTGAAAACATTGTAGCCAAACAAATTGACGAGGAACAGCTGACCCCTTTGATTGAGATTGACGCAAAAATAGAACTGAAAGATATTACCGGAAAATTTTATCGTATCTTGCAGCAATTTGCCCCCTTTGGCCCGGCTAATATGCGCCCAGTGTTTGTAAGTGAGCATTTGTATGCTGATTACCCAAAGTTACTGAAAGAAAAACACGTAAAATTTCGTACTCGGCAAGAGGGTTCTGATGCTTTTTTTGATGCCATTGGCTTTGGTATGCCTGAACACTACGAACGAATTGCCAGTGGCGAACGTTTTGCCTTGTGTTACAACATAGACGAGAATCGTTACCGGGGACAAACATCGCTTCAGTTGAAGATCAAAGATATTAAGTTTTATGAGTAA
- a CDS encoding leucine-rich repeat domain-containing protein yields MSELAQQLIEINLVTKDPELDLGCCGLDGTEESLFTRLAEADHLHTLILSDECTIYNELSGNFMISNTTNKGPSSRITHVPSQLPTSLQKLVLGKVTQGAQRWELKNTQAISQLKHLRVLHLYSCVLDDLSFLQDLPQLQELDLSELLMEKPPVIGKLDNLKSLTMHNCGLGNNNLAFLKTLKNLRHVDFSYNYLTDLSSFSSLSKLTSFYVANNHLPDLTSLKHFPQLEALQLQNNEIHELDGIEHLSNLRHLNLEGNLLDELDPLQHLPQLELLSVKDNLVEDLSPIAQLTQLRYLDVSDNGGLDIAPLKNLKSLETLDLYSGALDTEDILFLKDFKQLKRLNLDDNDLESLDLFKYMPQLQMLNLSNNEIENIDDLWGLTNLQWLNINNNQIENIDCLQLLDNLLFLMMSNNRIKEIESLKHLSKLRVLDIGGNHIKDVTPLVDLPELGVIRLNPKSLSYLPMAFVLACCQGEFVYDLQKEAELPAIQEIYPLMVSSDKSYQALAAQLMKSNQWTPDQIDMYYQTIEFYEGMSISTDDKVMELFYTKKI; encoded by the coding sequence ATGAGTGAACTTGCTCAGCAATTGATTGAGATAAACCTGGTAACCAAAGACCCTGAGCTCGACTTGGGGTGTTGTGGACTCGATGGTACTGAAGAATCCCTCTTTACGAGATTGGCGGAAGCTGATCATTTGCACACATTGATTTTGTCAGATGAATGCACCATTTACAATGAATTGAGTGGCAATTTTATGATATCTAATACCACAAATAAGGGCCCGTCTAGCCGTATTACGCACGTGCCCTCACAGCTGCCCACTTCGTTGCAAAAGTTAGTTTTGGGCAAAGTCACGCAAGGAGCACAGAGGTGGGAGCTGAAAAATACTCAAGCCATTAGTCAACTTAAACATTTGCGTGTATTGCATTTATATAGCTGTGTATTAGATGATCTGTCTTTTTTGCAGGATTTACCCCAATTGCAAGAGCTTGACTTGAGCGAGCTTTTGATGGAAAAACCCCCTGTGATTGGCAAACTTGATAACCTGAAGTCTTTGACAATGCATAATTGCGGTCTGGGAAACAACAATTTGGCTTTTTTGAAAACGCTCAAAAACCTTCGGCACGTTGACTTTTCTTACAATTATCTCACAGACCTTAGTTCGTTTTCAAGCTTAAGTAAACTGACCTCTTTTTATGTGGCAAACAATCATTTGCCTGACCTCACCTCACTTAAGCATTTTCCTCAGCTAGAAGCCCTGCAATTGCAAAATAATGAAATACATGAGTTAGATGGCATCGAACATTTATCCAACCTTCGCCACCTCAACCTTGAAGGCAACTTATTAGATGAACTTGACCCACTTCAACACCTTCCCCAGCTTGAGTTACTTTCAGTTAAAGACAATTTGGTTGAGGACTTATCGCCCATTGCTCAACTCACTCAATTGCGGTATTTAGATGTAAGTGATAATGGGGGGTTAGACATTGCGCCCCTCAAAAACCTCAAGTCGTTAGAAACACTCGATTTGTATTCAGGGGCATTAGACACCGAAGATATTCTTTTTTTAAAGGATTTTAAGCAGCTCAAAAGGCTCAACCTGGACGACAATGACCTGGAAAGTCTTGATCTTTTTAAGTATATGCCTCAATTACAAATGCTCAACCTAAGCAATAATGAAATTGAAAATATTGATGACTTGTGGGGGCTAACCAACCTGCAATGGTTGAATATTAACAATAACCAAATTGAAAATATTGATTGCCTGCAATTGTTAGACAACCTGTTGTTTTTAATGATGAGCAACAATCGCATTAAAGAGATAGAGAGCCTCAAGCACTTGTCAAAACTGAGGGTACTCGACATTGGAGGTAATCATATAAAAGATGTGACGCCTTTAGTTGATCTACCTGAATTAGGGGTAATAAGACTAAACCCTAAAAGTTTGTCATACCTGCCCATGGCTTTTGTGTTGGCTTGTTGCCAAGGTGAGTTTGTGTATGACCTCCAGAAAGAAGCTGAACTGCCTGCTATACAAGAAATTTACCCTTTGATGGTGTCGTCAGACAAAAGCTACCAAGCCCTTGCTGCGCAACTGATGAAAAGCAACCAATGGACACCTGACCAAATAGATATGTACTACCAGACTATAGAGTTTTATGAGGGGATGTCTATCAGTACAGATGATAAAGTGATGGAGCTTTTTTATACTAAAAAAATATAA
- a CDS encoding radical SAM protein, whose translation MKASFEHIESVYWVFTQLCNDQCAHCYNLSGPKGAKMSEEECMQIIENLPPKIDRIILSGGEPLAERQKLYAILDRLKQRYPAHTQLMLQTNGDLLTEEILDTLIAKGVTRFDIASIDRFHKNAGARLTELADMFASRGVNGDDKDPLVDKDNYLHGHPLSWGYWGATDDMWLGGNWARGRAIKKGVWKKDPAHNFCTILSGARNFLGGYDDIPQEISIQLWQINPCCPGTKKALGDARHQKVADAMMQASQSPMWQKLNEGNPWQMGEHLGVSEAHAKARTQALKNVCLWCDEFFEQYCKASAHQVVEN comes from the coding sequence ATGAAAGCAAGCTTTGAACATATAGAATCGGTTTATTGGGTATTTACTCAATTGTGCAACGACCAGTGTGCCCATTGTTATAACTTATCGGGACCTAAAGGGGCAAAAATGAGTGAGGAGGAATGTATGCAAATCATTGAAAACTTACCGCCTAAAATAGACCGAATCATTTTATCAGGAGGAGAACCATTGGCCGAAAGGCAAAAATTATACGCCATTCTTGATCGTCTGAAGCAGCGTTATCCTGCCCATACCCAACTAATGCTACAAACCAATGGTGACTTGTTGACCGAAGAAATTTTAGATACACTGATTGCCAAAGGGGTGACTCGCTTTGACATTGCCAGTATTGATCGTTTTCATAAAAATGCAGGCGCCAGGTTAACGGAGCTTGCCGATATGTTTGCATCGCGTGGGGTAAATGGCGATGATAAAGACCCATTGGTAGATAAAGATAATTATTTGCACGGACACCCGCTAAGTTGGGGGTATTGGGGGGCAACCGATGATATGTGGCTAGGGGGCAACTGGGCACGGGGCAGGGCTATAAAAAAAGGAGTGTGGAAAAAAGACCCTGCACATAATTTTTGTACTATACTTTCGGGTGCCCGCAATTTTTTAGGAGGGTACGATGATATTCCTCAGGAGATTTCTATTCAATTGTGGCAAATCAACCCTTGTTGTCCTGGTACTAAAAAAGCGTTGGGCGATGCCCGACACCAAAAAGTAGCAGACGCAATGATGCAAGCTTCCCAATCGCCAATGTGGCAAAAGCTTAACGAGGGCAACCCTTGGCAAATGGGCGAGCATTTGGGCGTTAGTGAGGCGCATGCCAAAGCCCGTACTCAAGCGCTTAAAAATGTGTGTTTGTGGTGTGACGAGTTTTTTGAACAGTATTGTAAGGCATCAGCTCATCAAGTAGTTGAAAACTGA
- a CDS encoding SDR family oxidoreductase, with protein sequence MKTILITGASTGIGYGCVKEFHQRGYQVLGSVRKQADADKLSSEFGDRFIPLLFDVSNPEAIQQAVQQVEQILGNEQGLAGLINNAGIALGGPLALQPMSDIRQHFEVNVFGLIQVTQAFLPLLGARKNHPVAPGKILNISSVGGKVGAPFIGAYVATKHAVEGLSQSWRRELLLYGIDVILIGPGSVKTPIWDKGINPAPYDDTDYETALHAFAQMAQDGANKGLTVEHLGKRIARIFEKRTPKTRYAIVPQKFKNWTLPRLLPDRVIDGFFKKIMKKR encoded by the coding sequence ATGAAAACAATCCTGATTACAGGCGCATCTACTGGCATAGGCTACGGTTGCGTCAAAGAATTTCACCAACGAGGCTATCAAGTATTAGGTAGTGTACGCAAACAAGCTGATGCCGATAAATTAAGTAGTGAGTTTGGAGATCGCTTTATCCCTTTGTTGTTTGATGTAAGCAACCCAGAAGCTATACAGCAAGCCGTGCAACAAGTAGAACAAATACTGGGCAATGAGCAAGGTTTGGCAGGTTTGATCAATAATGCAGGCATTGCCTTGGGTGGACCGTTGGCACTACAACCTATGAGCGATATTCGCCAACACTTTGAGGTAAACGTATTTGGTCTTATTCAAGTAACCCAAGCTTTTTTACCCTTGTTGGGTGCTCGTAAAAACCACCCCGTTGCTCCAGGTAAAATACTCAATATAAGCTCGGTAGGTGGTAAGGTTGGGGCACCTTTTATAGGGGCTTATGTTGCCACCAAACACGCTGTAGAGGGTTTGTCACAAAGTTGGCGGCGCGAATTGCTGCTGTACGGTATAGACGTAATATTGATAGGTCCTGGTTCAGTAAAAACACCCATTTGGGACAAAGGTATCAACCCTGCACCTTATGACGACACTGATTACGAAACAGCTTTGCACGCGTTTGCCCAAATGGCACAAGATGGCGCCAACAAGGGCTTAACAGTGGAGCATTTGGGCAAGCGTATTGCCCGTATTTTTGAGAAACGCACACCCAAAACCCGCTACGCTATTGTACCCCAAAAATTTAAAAACTGGACATTGCCCCGGCTTTTACCCGACCGCGTAATTGATGGTTTTTTTAAGAAAATAATGAAGAAAAGGTAA
- a CDS encoding type I restriction enzyme HsdR N-terminal domain-containing protein translates to MQELNMPEFDHQVKKRDDKLWIFDILRKKHIFLTPEEWVRQNLIHYLINYLGYPKSLIKVETGLKYDRRQKRSDVLVYDREGQVFLLVECKAMHIKIGQDTLEQVSVYNHVLKAQHIMITNGHHYLVYATNHEAKQYELIPNIPVFPGV, encoded by the coding sequence ATGCAAGAACTCAATATGCCTGAGTTTGATCATCAGGTAAAAAAACGAGATGACAAGCTATGGATTTTTGATATTCTGCGAAAGAAACACATTTTCTTGACTCCAGAAGAGTGGGTACGCCAAAACCTGATTCATTACCTGATCAATTACCTTGGTTATCCCAAGTCGTTGATTAAGGTAGAAACCGGGCTAAAATATGACAGGCGTCAAAAGCGTTCTGATGTGTTGGTGTATGATCGTGAGGGACAAGTGTTTTTGTTGGTAGAATGTAAAGCCATGCATATCAAAATTGGACAAGATACCCTTGAGCAAGTATCAGTGTATAATCACGTGCTCAAGGCACAACACATAATGATTACCAATGGTCATCATTATTTGGTGTACGCTACCAACCACGAGGCAAAACAGTATGAGTTGATACCAAACATCCCTGTTTTTCCTGGAGTTTAA